From the Cryptomeria japonica chromosome 2, Sugi_1.0, whole genome shotgun sequence genome, one window contains:
- the LOC131057158 gene encoding LEAF RUST 10 DISEASE-RESISTANCE LOCUS RECEPTOR-LIKE PROTEIN KINASE-like 2.4 isoform X2 → MDALPGLPLTLHLSCSLPSSSINGRPLRFLWLLFTILISWLSSHCDGACQKPFTCGFYSLAYPFGGRNSGCGDPALQLDCDSYLGMPLINISGHQYYIRLPTVFSAENSSQSMTIIDNNLWGSSCDPSSSNNTAQFWSSPQFHIANDYKNITLGEQCEQEILPSNASKLECSDDWYYIPTSNLSLATPAYCKSYVQLPVNIDPKLPRSMSLTEIVQQGFEIEWNFSRGCENCVSRNGTCNYNTRTMKPFCQMEDAILNLSNSGSKFKSISFVFILGILGSALLIVALLLAIAHRKNNSTFGRQVLRGKRGNSRSISQVETFLHNFVHQMPTRYSYSNIKEITNNFAHKLGKGGFGEVYRGSLASGSLVAVKMLDQSRESETQFMNEVTTLGRIHHIHLVRLLGYCFEGLTSALVYEYMANGSLDRFILANKGKGQILSWDQLYSIALGSARGIAYLHNECRSRIIHFDIKPHNILLDEEFTAKVADFGLAKLCGRTDDHVSMTTARGTPGYVAPELWSRNSGPVTDKSDVYGFGMMILEMVGGRKNVDLQVSRSSQFYFPDWAIKLVERGELRTRLREIELSDAEEVKARSLVKVGLWCIQHISIARPSMMRVLQMLEGDVDDIPNPPTPFDSRPRPAPFSSSEESSSIGIETAS, encoded by the exons atggatgctctccctGGTCTGCCTCTCACGCTTCATCTTTCTTGTTCTCTACCTTCCTCTTCCATTAATGGACGGCCCTTGCGCTTCCTCTGGCTTCTGTTCACAATTCTGATATCATGGCTCTCCTCTCACTGTGATGGAGCATGTCAGAAACCTTTCACGTGTGGGTTTTATAGTTTGGCTTATCCTTTTGGAGGGAGGAACAGCGGCTGCGGTGATCCCGCGCTTCAGTTAGACTGTGATTCATACTTAGGTATGCCTCTAATTAATATTAGTGGACATCAATACTACATACGACTGCCCACAGTCTTTTCCGCAGAAAATTCCAGCCAATCCATGACGATAATTGACAATAATCTATGGGGAAGTTCGTGTGATCCATCCTCGAGTAATAACACAGCTCAATTCTGGTCTAGCCCTCAATTTCATATAGCAAATGACTACAAGAATATAACCCTAGGGGAACAGTGCGAACAAGAGATCTTGCCCAGTAACGCATCCAAATTAGAGTGTAGCGATGATTGGTATTACATACCCACTTCGAACTTGAGTTTGGCTACGCCGGCGTATTGTAAATCATATGTTCAGCTACCAGTGAATATAGACCCAAAACTACCTCGATCCATGAGTCTGACCGAAATTGTACAGCAAGGGTTCGAAATAGAATGGAATTTCAGCAGAGGTTGCGAGAATTGCGTGTCAAGAAACGGTACCTGCAATTATAACACTAGAACCATGAAGCCATTTTGCCAGATGGAAGATGCAATCCTTAATCTGA GTAATTCAGGATCAAAGTTCAAATCCATTAGTTTCGTCTTCATTCTAG GTATCCTGGGCAGCGCATTGTTAATAGTTGCGCTATTGCTGGCAATTGCTCATCGAAAGAATAATTCCACCTTCGGCCGTCAGGTGCTTAGAGGGAAGCGCGGTAACTCACGGTCTATTTCCCAGGTAGAGACATTTCTGCACAATTTTGTTCATCAAATGCCAACGAGATATTCGtattcaaacatcaaggagattACCAACAACTTTGCACATAAACTGGGTAAAGGAGGGTTTGGTGAGGTTTATAGGGGAAGTCTAGCAAGCGGTAGTCTTGTGGCAGTCAAAATGCTTGATCAGTCGAGGGAAAGCGAGACTCAATTCATGAACGAAGTTACAACCCTCGGAAGGATTCATCACATTCATCTGGTTCGTTTGTTGGGGTATTGTTTCGAAGGACTTACAAGTGCACTCGTTTACGAGTACATGGCAAATGGATCTCTCGACAGATTTATACTTGCCAATAAAGGGAAAGGTCAAATTCTGAGTTGGGATCAACTATATTCAATTGCTCTGGGGTCGGCTCGTGGAATTGCGTATCTTCACAATGAGTGTCGTAGCCGCATCATTCACTTCGACATAAAACCGCACAATATATTGTTGGACGAAGAGTTTACAGCCAAAGTAGCTGATTTTGGCCTCGCCAAGCTGTGTGGAAGAACAGACGACCACGTATCAATGACAACAGCAAGAGGGACGCCAGGATATGTCGCACCAGAGCTGTGGTCTAGAAATTCAGGGCCTGTAACGGACAAGTCAGATGTTTACGGTTTTGGAATGATGATATTAGAGATGGTAGGAGGAAGAAAGAATGTTGATCTACAGGTGAGTCGTTCAAGTCAATTCTACTTTCCAGACTGGGCAATCAAATTGGTGGAGAGAGGGGAACTGAGGACGAGGTTGAGGGAAATAGAGTTGAGCGATGCGGAGGAGGTCAAGGCAAGGAGTCTGGTAAAAGTGGGTCTGTGGTGTATTCAGCACATTTCGATTGCCAGACCGTCAATGATGAGGGTGCTTCAGATGTTGGAAGGAGATGTCGACGACATCCCAAATCCTCCGACTCCCTTTGATTCTCGCCCGCGACCGGCACCATTTTCCTCTAGTGAAGAATCGTCCTCCATTGGAATTGAAACGGCATCATAG
- the LOC131057158 gene encoding LEAF RUST 10 DISEASE-RESISTANCE LOCUS RECEPTOR-LIKE PROTEIN KINASE-like 2.4 isoform X1 produces MDALPGLPLTLHLSCSLPSSSINGRPLRFLWLLFTILISWLSSHCDGACQKPFTCGFYSLAYPFGGRNSGCGDPALQLDCDSYLGMPLINISGHQYYIRLPTVFSAENSSQSMTIIDNNLWGSSCDPSSSNNTAQFWSSPQFHIANDYKNITLGEQCEQEILPSNASKLECSDDWYYIPTSNLSLATPAYCKSYVQLPVNIDPKLPRSMSLTEIVQQGFEIEWNFSRGCENCVSRNGTCNYNTRTMKPFCQMEDAILNLSNSGSKFKSISFVFILAAGILGSALLIVALLLAIAHRKNNSTFGRQVLRGKRGNSRSISQVETFLHNFVHQMPTRYSYSNIKEITNNFAHKLGKGGFGEVYRGSLASGSLVAVKMLDQSRESETQFMNEVTTLGRIHHIHLVRLLGYCFEGLTSALVYEYMANGSLDRFILANKGKGQILSWDQLYSIALGSARGIAYLHNECRSRIIHFDIKPHNILLDEEFTAKVADFGLAKLCGRTDDHVSMTTARGTPGYVAPELWSRNSGPVTDKSDVYGFGMMILEMVGGRKNVDLQVSRSSQFYFPDWAIKLVERGELRTRLREIELSDAEEVKARSLVKVGLWCIQHISIARPSMMRVLQMLEGDVDDIPNPPTPFDSRPRPAPFSSSEESSSIGIETAS; encoded by the exons atggatgctctccctGGTCTGCCTCTCACGCTTCATCTTTCTTGTTCTCTACCTTCCTCTTCCATTAATGGACGGCCCTTGCGCTTCCTCTGGCTTCTGTTCACAATTCTGATATCATGGCTCTCCTCTCACTGTGATGGAGCATGTCAGAAACCTTTCACGTGTGGGTTTTATAGTTTGGCTTATCCTTTTGGAGGGAGGAACAGCGGCTGCGGTGATCCCGCGCTTCAGTTAGACTGTGATTCATACTTAGGTATGCCTCTAATTAATATTAGTGGACATCAATACTACATACGACTGCCCACAGTCTTTTCCGCAGAAAATTCCAGCCAATCCATGACGATAATTGACAATAATCTATGGGGAAGTTCGTGTGATCCATCCTCGAGTAATAACACAGCTCAATTCTGGTCTAGCCCTCAATTTCATATAGCAAATGACTACAAGAATATAACCCTAGGGGAACAGTGCGAACAAGAGATCTTGCCCAGTAACGCATCCAAATTAGAGTGTAGCGATGATTGGTATTACATACCCACTTCGAACTTGAGTTTGGCTACGCCGGCGTATTGTAAATCATATGTTCAGCTACCAGTGAATATAGACCCAAAACTACCTCGATCCATGAGTCTGACCGAAATTGTACAGCAAGGGTTCGAAATAGAATGGAATTTCAGCAGAGGTTGCGAGAATTGCGTGTCAAGAAACGGTACCTGCAATTATAACACTAGAACCATGAAGCCATTTTGCCAGATGGAAGATGCAATCCTTAATCTGA GTAATTCAGGATCAAAGTTCAAATCCATTAGTTTCGTCTTCATTCTAG CCGCAGGTATCCTGGGCAGCGCATTGTTAATAGTTGCGCTATTGCTGGCAATTGCTCATCGAAAGAATAATTCCACCTTCGGCCGTCAGGTGCTTAGAGGGAAGCGCGGTAACTCACGGTCTATTTCCCAGGTAGAGACATTTCTGCACAATTTTGTTCATCAAATGCCAACGAGATATTCGtattcaaacatcaaggagattACCAACAACTTTGCACATAAACTGGGTAAAGGAGGGTTTGGTGAGGTTTATAGGGGAAGTCTAGCAAGCGGTAGTCTTGTGGCAGTCAAAATGCTTGATCAGTCGAGGGAAAGCGAGACTCAATTCATGAACGAAGTTACAACCCTCGGAAGGATTCATCACATTCATCTGGTTCGTTTGTTGGGGTATTGTTTCGAAGGACTTACAAGTGCACTCGTTTACGAGTACATGGCAAATGGATCTCTCGACAGATTTATACTTGCCAATAAAGGGAAAGGTCAAATTCTGAGTTGGGATCAACTATATTCAATTGCTCTGGGGTCGGCTCGTGGAATTGCGTATCTTCACAATGAGTGTCGTAGCCGCATCATTCACTTCGACATAAAACCGCACAATATATTGTTGGACGAAGAGTTTACAGCCAAAGTAGCTGATTTTGGCCTCGCCAAGCTGTGTGGAAGAACAGACGACCACGTATCAATGACAACAGCAAGAGGGACGCCAGGATATGTCGCACCAGAGCTGTGGTCTAGAAATTCAGGGCCTGTAACGGACAAGTCAGATGTTTACGGTTTTGGAATGATGATATTAGAGATGGTAGGAGGAAGAAAGAATGTTGATCTACAGGTGAGTCGTTCAAGTCAATTCTACTTTCCAGACTGGGCAATCAAATTGGTGGAGAGAGGGGAACTGAGGACGAGGTTGAGGGAAATAGAGTTGAGCGATGCGGAGGAGGTCAAGGCAAGGAGTCTGGTAAAAGTGGGTCTGTGGTGTATTCAGCACATTTCGATTGCCAGACCGTCAATGATGAGGGTGCTTCAGATGTTGGAAGGAGATGTCGACGACATCCCAAATCCTCCGACTCCCTTTGATTCTCGCCCGCGACCGGCACCATTTTCCTCTAGTGAAGAATCGTCCTCCATTGGAATTGAAACGGCATCATAG